The Anastrepha ludens isolate Willacy chromosome X, idAnaLude1.1, whole genome shotgun sequence genome includes a window with the following:
- the LOC128869195 gene encoding eukaryotic translation initiation factor 3 subunit J-like, with translation MHKVKLNVESEVWTWKNFKIEKHNAKKVQNNDKIKVSLRTESNDIDGYQKSTLAANDYDDFILNTVEMRIPYCIKMFASCFLWKIDRYD, from the exons ATGCATAAGGTGAAATTGAATGTTGAGAGTGAAGTTTGGacgtggaaaaattttaaaatagagaAACATAAcgcaaaaaaagttcaaaacaatgaCAAAATTAAAGTCTCACTGCGTACAGAAAGTAAT GATATTGATGGCTATCAGAAATCCACCTTGGCTGCTAATGACTATGATGACTTCATACTAAATACTGTTGAGATGCGCATACCatattgcataaaaatgtttgcttcatgttttttgtggaaaatcgaTCGCTATGATTGA